In Gadus chalcogrammus isolate NIFS_2021 chromosome 23, NIFS_Gcha_1.0, whole genome shotgun sequence, a genomic segment contains:
- the gpr12 gene encoding G-protein coupled receptor 12 produces the protein MSEDSAITPSWLSPDPTSWASGGGSLLTDNSTGGLGAFPSEDSLAAGPLPLLVNPWDIVLCSSGTLIACENALVVLVIWQNPGLRAPMFLLIGSLALADLLAGLGLVLHFTCAYLLRSDSAQLLTVGLVVASFSASVFSLLAITIDRYLSLYYALTYNSERTAAFTYTMLVLLWGLSLCLGLLPVTGVNCLAEEASCSVVRPLTKNNVAVLSVSFLLLFGLMLQLYVQICKIVMRHAHQIALQHHFLAATPHYVTTRKGVSTLAIILGTFAACWMPFTVYSLVADYTYPPLYTYATLVPATYNSVINPVIYAFRNQEIQKALWLVCCGCVPAGVAHRARTPSDV, from the coding sequence ATGAGCGAGGATTCGGCGATCACCCCCAGCTGGCTGAGTCCGGACCCCACGTCCTGGGCCAGCGGTGGAGGGTCTCTGCTCACGGACAACAGCACCGGGGGTCTCGGGGCCTTCCCCTCGGAGGACAGCCTGGCCGCGGGGCCCCTGCCCCTGCTGGTCAACCCCTGGGACATCGTGCTGTGCTCCTCCGGCACGCTGATCGCCTGCGAGAACgccctggtggtgctggtgatcTGGCAGAACCCGGGCCTGCGGGCGCCCATGTTCCTCCTGATCGGCAGCCTGGCCCTGGCCGACCTGCTGGCCGGCCTGGGCCTGGTGCTGCACTTCACCTGTGCCTACCTGCTGCGCTCCGACTCGGCCCAGCTGCTCacggtggggttggtggtggccTCCTTCTCCGCCTCCGTCTTCAGCCTGCTGGCCATCACCATCGACCGCTACCTGTCGCTGTACTACGCGCTGACCTACAACTCGGAGCGCACGGCCGCCTTCACCTACACCATGCTGGTGCTGCTGTGGGGGCTGTCACTGTGCCTGGGGCTGCTGCCCGTCACCGGGGTCAACTGCCTGGCGGAGGAGGCGTCCTGCAGCGTGGTGCGGCCCCTCACCAAGAACAACGTGGCCGTGCTGTCCGTCTCCTTCCTGCTGCTCTTCGGCCTCATGCTGCAGCTCTACGTGCAGATCTGCAAGATCGTCATGCGCCACGCCCACCAGATCGCCCTGCAGCACCACTTCCTGGCCGCCACGCCCCACTACGTCACCACGCGCAAGGGCGTGTCCACGCTGGCAATCATCCTGGGCACCTTCGCGGCGTGCTGGATGCCCTTCACCGTGTACTCGCTGGTGGCCGACTACACCTACCCACCGCTGTACACCTACGCCACGCTGGTGCCCGCCACCTACAACTCCGTCATCAACCCCGTCATCTACGCCTTCCGCAACCAGGAGATCCAGAAGGCGCTGTGGCTGGTGTGCTGCGGCTGTGTGCCGGCCGGGGTTGCCCATCGCGCCCGGACCCCCAGCGacgtctga
- the wasf3b gene encoding wiskott-Aldrich syndrome protein family member 3b has translation MPLVKRNIEPRHLCRGELPDGIGSELECVMNNTLSAIIRQLSSLSKHAEDIFGELFNEANTFYVRASSLQDRIDRLAVKVTQLDSTVEEVSLQDINMRKAFKSSTTQDQQVVSKSSVPNPVVEMYNLSDEPPPLNILSSYRDDNKEGLKFYTDPSYFFHLWKETMLQDTEDKRKEKRKQKEQRRCVDGTLQREVKKVRKARNRRQEWNMMALDKELRPDHRHTIHRDRGTSSEGSMSPENRALGGEPFLYPNAMNHAAHAHTYSGPPPSLLAAQMAAGHAPLGGDHDYRARGMAYQGGTLGRPHHHPQAPPLPPPAEAMNGGPMSLPPTEYGMDGYANTGPPPPAPAPLIPSAQTAFASPPGGPLSPPGGMSGGYGSPPPLGSGSMGAPPPPGPPPPPLPPGVSSHFHITPKMAAAAAASEAEPVTDARSDLLAAIRMGIQLKKVQEQQEQQAKREPVGNDVATILSRRIAVEYSDSEDDSELEDNDWSD, from the exons gtaagCATGCGGAGGACATCTTCGGGGAGCTCTTCAACGAGGCCAACACCTTCTACGTGCGAGCCAGCTCCCTGCAGGACCGCATCGACCGCCTGGCCGTCAAGGTGACGCAGCTGGACTCCACCGTGGAGGAAG tgtctcTGCAGGACATCAACATGAGGAAGGCCTTTAAGAGCTCCACCACCCAGGACCAGCAGGTGGTGTCCAAGAGCAGCGTGCCAAACCCAGTGGTGGAGATGTACAACCTGAGCGACGAGCCGCCGCCCCTCAACATCCTGTCCTCCTACCG ggacgACAACAAGGAGGGTCTGAAGTTCTACACGGACCCGTCGTACTTCTTCCACCTGTGGAAGGAGACCATGCTGCAGGACACGGAGgacaagaggaaggagaagcGCAAGCAGAAG GAGCAGCGGCGCTGTGTGGACGGCACGCTGCAGCGCGAGGTGAAGAAGGTCCGCAAGGCCCGCAACCGCCGGCAGGAGTGGAACATGATGGCCCTGGACAAAGAGCTGCGGCCGGACCACCGGCACACCATCCACAGGGACCGCGGGACGTCCTCCGAGGGGTCCATGTCCCCAGAGAACAG GGCCCTCGGCGGGGAGCCCTTCCTGTACCCCAACGCCATGAACCACGCGGCCCACGCCCACACCTACTCGGGCCCGCCCCCCAGCCTCCTGGCGGCCCAGATGGCCGCGGGCCACGCCCCTCTAGGTGGGGACCATGACTACCGGGCCAGGGGCATGGCCTACCAGGGAGGGACACTGGGGCGGCCCCACCATCACCCtcaagccccgccccttcccccACCCGCGGAAGCCATGAATGGGGGCCCGATGTCCCTCCCCCCAACGGAGTACGG GATGGACGGCTATGCCAACACCgggccccctcccccggcccccgccCCTCTCATCCCCTCGGCCCAGACAGCGTTTGCATCGCCCCCCGGGGGTCCGCTCTCCCCCCCGGGGGGGATGAGTGGGGGCTACggctctcctcccccactcgGCTCAGGATCCATGGGGGCACCGCCTCCACCcggcccccctcctccgcctctaCCCCCCGGGGTCTCCTCCCACTTCCACATCACccccaagatggccgccgcagccgccgccaGCGAGGCTGAGCCAGTGACTGACGCCCGCAGCGACCTGCTGGCCGCCATCCGCAtgg GCATCCAGCTGAAGAAGGtccaggagcagcaggagcagcaggccAAGCGCGAGCCGGTGGGGAACGACGTGGCCACCATCCTGTCGCGCCGCATCGCCGTGGAGTACAGCGACTCAGAGGACGACTCGGAGCTGGAGGACAACGACTGGTCCgactag
- the usp12a gene encoding ubiquitin carboxyl-terminal hydrolase 12A: MEILMTVSKFASFCTMGANASALEKEIGSEQFPVNEHYFGLVNFGNTCYCNSVLQALYFCRPFREKILAYRSQPRRKENLLTCLADLFHSITNQKRKVGVIPPKKFITRLRKENELFDNYMQQDAHEFLNYLLNTIADLLQEERRQDKPNGRLANGSLDSQNNNSNATPAPTWVHEIFQGTLTNETRCLTCETISSKDEDFLDLSVDVEQNTSITHCLRGFSNTETLCSEYKYYCEECRSKQEAHKRMRVKKLPMILALHLKRFKYMEQLQRYTKLSYRVVFPLELRLFNTSGDATNPERLYDLVAVVVHCGSGPNRGHYIAIVKSHDFWLLFDDDIVEKIDAHAIEEFYGLTSEISKNSESGYILFYQSRD; encoded by the exons ATGGAAATCCTAATGACTGTCTCAAAATTCGCCTCTTTTTGTACCATG gGCGCAAATGCCTCTGCTCTGGAGAAAGAGATTGGCTCTGAGCAGTTTCCCGTCAATGAGCACTACTTCGGCCTCGTCAAC TTCGGGAACACCTGCTACTGCAACTCTGTACTGCAGGCGCTATACTTCTGCCGGCCGTTCCGGGAGAAGATCCTGGCCTACCGCAGTCAGCCGCGGCGCAAGGAGAACCTGCTCACCTGCCTAGCGGACCTGTTCCACAGCATCACCAACCAGAAGAGGAAGGTGGGCGTCATACCGCCCAAGAAGTTCATCACCCGGCTCCGCAAGGAGAAtg aaCTCTTTGATAACTACATGCAGCAGGATGCTCATGAGTTCCTGAACTACCTGCTCAACACCATCGCTGACCTGCTGCAGGAGGAGCGCAGGCAGGATAAGCCCAACGGACGGCTGGCCAACGGCTCGCTGGACTCccagaacaacaacagcaacgcCACGCCCGCGCCTACCTGGGTCCACGAGATCTTTCAGGGCACACTGACCAATGAGACACGCTGCCTCACCTGTGAAACG ATAAGCAGCAAGGATGAGGACTTCCTGGACCTGTCTGTGGACGTGGAGCAGAACACCTCGATCACTCACTGCCTCAG AGGCTTCAGTAATACTGAGACGCTGTGCAGCGAGTACAAGTACTACTGCGAAGAGTGCAGAAGCAAACAAGAGGCACACAAAAg GATGCGGGTGAAGAAGCTGCCCATGATCCTGGCTCTGCACCTGAAGCGCTTCAAGTACATGGAGCAGCTGCAGCGCTACACCAAGCTGTCCTATCGCGTCGTCTTCCCCCTGGAGCTCCGCCTCTTCAACACGTCCGGAGACGCCACCAACCCCGAGAGACTGTACGACCTGGTGGCCGTggtggtgcattgtgggag CGGTCCGAACCGCGGTCACTACATCGCCATCGTGAAGAGCCACGACTTCTGGCTTCTGTTTGACGATGACATCGTAGAG AAAATCGACGCCCATGCCATAGAGGAGTTCTACGGACTCACCTCCGAGATCTCCAAGAACTCTGAGTCGGGCTACATCCTCTTCTACCAGTCCAGAGACTGA